From the genome of Biomphalaria glabrata chromosome 1, xgBioGlab47.1, whole genome shotgun sequence, one region includes:
- the LOC106069062 gene encoding leucine-rich repeat-containing protein 61-like, producing MASLFSDGAITRQLLKFQSCEFDVESIHTLSLKNQSISDLGCISECINLENLDLSNNKLTKLHKLAGLKSLRKLNLSANIITSLDGLQSLENLESLYISGNLLGSTDSLRSICSLQNLKNLKLNDKAFGLSNPMCNTKYVDEVLLLLPTLTQLDDQRVRGQGQELFSLSNEIEKSLLGLHHSKSTTIRNNDFDINSEELDFPSISTKSQRVSTAEQELIDLLQDCAALNKQAVQILTKTKATQNLSLET from the exons atggcGTCCTTGTTTTCAG atggTGCTATCACCAGACAGCTGTTAAAGTTTCAAAGCTGTGAATTTGATGTTGAAAGCATACATACCTTGTccttaaaaaatcaaa GTATCTCAGATCTTGGCTGTATATCAGAATGTATCAACCTTGAAAATCTTGATTTATCAAATAACAAATTGACAAAGTTACACAAATTGGCTggtttaaaaagtttaaggaaacTCAATCTATCTGCAAACATAATTACATCTCTTG ATGGCCTTCAGAGTTTagaaaatttagaaagtctttaTATTAGTGGTAATCTTCTAGGAAG CACAGATTCACTCCGAAGCATTTGCTCACTTCAAAATTTGAAGAACTTGAAACTAAATGATAAGGCATTTGGACTGAGTAACCCAATGTGCAACACAAAATATGTTGATGAAGTTCTCTTGCTATTGCCAACTTTAACACAGTTAGATG atcaaAGAGTAAGAGGTCAAGGTCAAGAGTTGTTCAGTTTGTCCAATGAAATAGAGAAATCATTACTGG GACTTCATCATTCCAAGTCTACAACAATCAGGAACAATGATTTTGATATCAATTCTGAAGAGTTAGACTTTCCATCAATATCAACTAAAAGTCAAAGAGTATCAACAGCAGAACAAGAGTTGATAG ATTTACTTCAAGACTGTGCTGCCTTAAATAAACAGGCTGTGCAGATTTTAACAAAAACCAAAGCTACACAGAATTTATCTTTGGAAACGTAG